A part of Aurantimicrobium sp. MWH-Uga1 genomic DNA contains:
- the ilvA gene encoding threonine ammonia-lyase yields MTSKPIAGPSLSEFEAARATVGKVAQSTPMETSRYLSKVLGSEVFLKCENLQRTGSYKLRGAYNRLSQLSADERAKGVIAASAGNHAQGVALAARELGIKATIFMPLGVALPKLEATREYGAEVVLTGNIFNESLKAAKEFAAETGGIFIAPFDHQDVIIGQGTLGLEILEEVPDVDTIIVPIGGGGLISGVASAVKQKAATLGRTVRIIGVQAEHAAAYPPSLEAREPVTVEVQPTICDGIAVARPGTLNFEIIKDTVDEVVTVSDDDTARALVMLLERAKLVVEPAGAVGVAAIMAKKVKKTGKTVAILSGGNIDPLLLQRIVGHGLAASERYLKLRVMLPDRPGQLARTAEIVSEQNANVVEVLHTRHGRGLQISEVELELHIETRGKEHRKQVIKALRDEGFKVRISDDI; encoded by the coding sequence ATGACCTCGAAGCCTATAGCTGGACCTAGCCTGTCCGAGTTCGAGGCCGCCCGCGCAACCGTGGGCAAAGTGGCGCAGTCCACTCCGATGGAAACCTCCCGCTATCTGAGCAAAGTTCTCGGTTCTGAGGTATTCCTCAAGTGTGAAAACTTGCAACGCACTGGTAGCTACAAGCTTCGCGGCGCATATAACCGTCTCTCTCAGCTTTCTGCAGATGAGCGTGCCAAGGGTGTTATTGCTGCCTCTGCCGGTAACCATGCACAAGGTGTTGCTTTGGCTGCTCGCGAGCTCGGAATCAAGGCAACTATCTTCATGCCGCTGGGTGTTGCCTTGCCTAAGCTCGAGGCAACTCGTGAATACGGTGCTGAAGTTGTTCTGACCGGAAATATCTTCAACGAATCGCTCAAGGCCGCTAAAGAGTTTGCGGCTGAAACAGGCGGCATATTCATTGCCCCCTTCGATCACCAAGATGTCATCATCGGTCAAGGAACATTAGGTCTTGAGATCTTGGAAGAAGTTCCTGATGTGGACACCATCATTGTCCCTATCGGCGGGGGCGGGCTTATCTCTGGTGTTGCCTCTGCAGTGAAGCAAAAAGCTGCCACCCTCGGACGCACAGTCAGAATCATCGGTGTTCAGGCTGAACACGCGGCGGCTTATCCTCCCTCATTGGAGGCGAGAGAACCCGTCACAGTGGAGGTTCAGCCCACCATTTGTGACGGTATTGCCGTTGCACGCCCAGGAACCTTGAACTTCGAAATCATCAAGGACACCGTCGACGAGGTTGTCACCGTCTCAGATGATGACACTGCTCGTGCACTGGTCATGTTGCTCGAACGAGCCAAGCTCGTTGTTGAACCTGCCGGTGCTGTCGGCGTTGCCGCCATCATGGCGAAGAAGGTGAAGAAGACAGGCAAAACTGTTGCCATCCTTTCCGGTGGAAACATTGATCCGCTGTTGTTGCAACGCATTGTTGGTCATGGCTTGGCTGCCTCTGAGCGTTATCTCAAGCTGCGAGTCATGCTTCCTGACCGTCCTGGTCAATTGGCCCGCACGGCAGAGATTGTCTCCGAGCAGAACGCTAACGTTGTCGAGGTGTTGCACACCCGTCACGGTCGTGGCCTCCAGATCAGTGAAGTAGAACTCGAACTTCACATCGAGACTCGTGGCAAAGAACATCGCAAGCAGGTTATCAAGGCCCTGCGCGATGAGGGATTCAAAGTCCGCATCAGCGACGATATCTAA
- a CDS encoding M48 family metalloprotease — MYSAIAKNKRNTVVIMVFFLLIIGGLGWLAGYIYNDITITVMTIVIASGYALFQYYLAGSQALSIAGAIEIQKADNPRLYRIVENLCIATGTPMPKIYIINDQAPNAFATGRDPQHAAVAATSGLLDLMDDAELEGVMAHELGHVRNYDIRVSMIVFGLVVAVGFLSDMLLRMSFFAPRRDSNGGGNPVMLVLGLAAMIIAPLVATMVQLAISRQREYLADATGALATRHPEALASALQKLAAYGRPLQKQSSSMAHMWIADPVKPGIVDRMFATHPPIEDRIQRLHEMGGKF, encoded by the coding sequence ATGTATTCCGCAATCGCGAAAAACAAGCGCAACACCGTCGTCATCATGGTGTTCTTCCTGCTCATTATTGGTGGCCTTGGTTGGCTTGCTGGGTATATCTACAACGACATCACCATTACCGTGATGACCATTGTGATTGCTTCCGGGTATGCCCTGTTCCAGTACTACTTGGCAGGATCTCAGGCACTGTCAATCGCTGGAGCGATAGAGATTCAAAAAGCGGACAACCCTCGGTTGTACCGCATCGTGGAAAACCTGTGCATCGCCACCGGAACACCCATGCCCAAGATTTACATCATCAATGATCAGGCGCCCAACGCGTTTGCCACCGGTCGTGACCCTCAGCATGCTGCTGTCGCAGCAACTTCCGGTCTTCTTGATTTGATGGATGATGCAGAGCTCGAAGGCGTGATGGCGCATGAACTCGGTCACGTTCGCAACTATGACATCCGCGTATCCATGATTGTTTTTGGTCTGGTCGTTGCAGTGGGTTTCCTTTCCGACATGCTGCTGCGCATGTCATTCTTCGCCCCCAGGCGTGACTCCAATGGGGGAGGTAACCCCGTCATGTTGGTGTTGGGTTTAGCCGCCATGATTATTGCGCCATTGGTTGCCACGATGGTGCAATTGGCTATCTCCCGGCAGCGCGAGTATCTGGCAGATGCCACAGGCGCTCTGGCAACCAGACACCCAGAAGCCTTGGCAAGTGCTTTGCAGAAGCTGGCTGCTTACGGCCGCCCGCTTCAAAAGCAAAGCTCTAGCATGGCTCACATGTGGATTGCGGATCCGGTCAAGCCCGGCATTGTTGACCGCATGTTTGCCACCCACCCACCTATCGAAGATCGCATCCAACGACTGCATGAAATGGGCGGCAAGTTTTAG
- a CDS encoding LemA family protein: MDLLLPILGIVVVLAVIVGIYLWATYNSLVTLNVRVEEAWSDITVQLKRRADLIPNLIETVKGYASHERGVFEAVTKARAETLTAETPAAAAEAEGHMQAALKSIFAVAEAYPQLHASENFLQLQSELVDTEDKIQAARRFYNGGVREFNTKILSFPNNMWANKLKFDKRDFFDVADAAAIAEPPRIQF, translated from the coding sequence ATGGATTTACTGCTCCCCATTCTCGGCATTGTTGTGGTGCTTGCTGTCATCGTCGGCATTTACCTCTGGGCAACCTACAACAGCCTCGTCACTCTCAATGTCCGCGTCGAAGAGGCATGGAGTGACATCACTGTTCAACTCAAGCGTCGAGCGGATTTGATTCCTAACCTCATCGAGACCGTCAAGGGATATGCCTCCCACGAGCGCGGTGTTTTCGAGGCCGTAACGAAAGCTCGAGCTGAAACGCTCACTGCGGAAACTCCAGCTGCTGCTGCTGAGGCCGAAGGCCACATGCAGGCAGCTCTCAAGAGCATCTTTGCTGTGGCGGAGGCCTACCCCCAGCTTCACGCGAGTGAAAACTTTCTTCAGCTTCAGAGCGAACTAGTCGATACCGAAGACAAGATTCAAGCTGCTCGCCGCTTCTACAACGGTGGCGTGCGTGAATTCAACACCAAGATTCTGTCCTTCCCCAACAACATGTGGGCCAACAAGTTGAAGTTCGACAAGCGCGACTTCTTCGATGTTGCCGATGCTGCAGCTATTGCAGAACCTCCACGCATCCAGTTCTAA